Below is a genomic region from candidate division KSB1 bacterium.
AAATCGGCTATCTGCCGGAAGATGACAAGATCGCGATTGCATTTGCGCAGCACTCGCTGGCGCGCAGCCGCTTCGAGATCATCGATGCCGCCACCGGCAAGCGCGTGTGGGGGCCGCAAACAGTCGGCGAAAATGCCGGTGCGTACGGCAATTTCGCCTTTCACTACCGCCTGGATTTCACCGCCCTGCGGAAAGCCGGCCGCTACAAAGTGCGACTCAGCGGTACGACCTTCGAGTCATTACCCTTCAATATCGAACCGGAAGCCTACAACCAGCACCATGAGCTGCTGCTCGCCTACCTGCGCCAGCAGCGCTGCGGGTACAATCCCTTTCTCGACGAAGTTTGTCACCGCAAAGACGGCCGCACCATGGATGGCCCGATGCCGGACAGCACCTTCATCGAGGTGAGCGGCGGCTGGCATGATGCCGGCGACTATCTGCGCTATTTGCTCACTTCCAGCAATGCCGTTTGCCGCCTGCTCTTTTCCTACCGTGAAAATAAAGGCAAATTTCAGGACGCCTATGATGCCCTCGGCCACCCCCGGCCCAACGGCATCCCCGACATTCTCGATGAAGCCAGATGGGGCCTGGATTGGATGTTGAAAATGCATCCCGCGCCCGATCAGCTCTTCCATCAAATCGCGGATGATCGTGATCACCTGGGTTGGGACTTGCCGCATGAGGACACCTCGGACTATGGCTGGGGGCCGGGCAGCTATCGCGTGGTCTACTACGCCACCGGCAAGCCGCAGGGGTTGGGGCAATATCAAAACACTTCCACCGGCATTGCCAATCTTGCCGGCCGTTATGCCGCGGCCATGGCCATGGCTGCCGACATTTGGCAAGACGACTTGAAGGATGCCGCGTTTGCGGGGCAATGCCTCAAAGCCGGGAGGGAAGTTTATGAGATGGGCAAACGCCAGCCCGGATCGTGTGAAGGCGTGCCGTGCCGCGCGCCTTATCGCTATTATGAAAAAACCTGGGCGGATGACATGGAATGGGGCGCGGCGGAGCTGTTCAAAGTGACGCGTGCGCCCTCCTATCTCGAAGAGGCAAAAAAATTCGCCCGCCTCATCAACACCATCTCCTGGATGGGTGCGGACACTGCCAATCACTACGAGTATTATCCCTTCGTCAATCTCGGACATTATGCCCTGTATCCGCTGGTGGACAGGGCCTGGCAAGACACACTCGCGGGTTATTATCGCCACGGTCTCGAGGCGGTTCTGCGGCGCGCCCGGCAAAATCCCTACCGTATGGGCGTGCCCTTCATTTGGTGTTCGTTCAACCTGGTGACGGATTTCATCGCGCATGGCCTGGCTTATGAGAAAATGACCGGTGACCGGCAGTATCATCAATTCATTTTGGAGAATCGCGACTGGCTGCTGGGCCGCAATCCCTGGGGCATCAGTGCTTTCGTCGGCATGCCAGCGCAGGGTGGCAACACACCGCAATTCCCCCACAGCGTGATTGCCGACAAAACCGGTCGACCGATCATTGGCGGCTTGAATGATGGTCCCGTGTACGCCAGCATCTTCAAGAGCCTGAAAGGCATTCGCCTCTCGCGTGAGGATCCCTATGCGGCATTTCAATCAGAGCTGGTGGTCTATCACGACGACCGCTGGGATTATTCCACCAACGAGCCGATCATGGACGGCACTGCCAATGCTTCGTTTTTCCTGGCACATTTCGCGCGTGACGGCGCCCGCTGACCGCCGGCCGTGCGCGGCGCAACGGTGTGATGGCAGGATGCAACCGCGCCGCCCTGCCGCCTCCGGTCGCAGCCGCCCGGCCATCACTGCACGAAATCAGCGCGTGGCGATCGGTGCCGGCACGGGCATTGTCCTGCTGTTGCTGCTCTCCTGCCATACCGCGGGACAGCAACAGCAAAGGAACTTTGTGTATGATCGGGGCGGCATCATTCGTGGCGACCGTGCCCGCAAAGACCTGGCACTCGTTTTCACCGGCGACAGTTTTGCCGGGGGCGGAGAGCACATTCGGCAAACGCTGAAGCGGCACCAGGTCAAAGCTTCGTTCTTTTTCACCGGCAGGTTCTACCGCCGGATTGATCTGCGCCGGCTCATCGAAAATTTGGCGGCAGACGGGCATTACCTGGGTGCGCATTCGGATGCGCACCTGCTTTATTGCTCCTGGGAAAAGCGCGACAGTTTGCTGGTCACCCGCCAACAATTCGAAGCCGATCTCGCCGCAAATTATCGCGAGATGGAAAAATTCGGCATCCACACAGCCCGCGCAAAATATTTTCTTCCGCCATATGAATGGTACAACGAGACAATCAGTGCCTGGGCCGGGGCCCGGGGGTTGACGCTGGTAAATTTCACACCCGGCACCCGCACCCAGGCGGATTATACTCATCCCGCAATGGGAGCACGCTACCTTTCCAGTGCAAAAATTTGGGAAAGCATTTGGGAGTATGAGCGCAAGGATCCCGCGGGATTGAATGGCTTTATCTTGCTGCTTCACCTCGGCGCCGACCCCCGCCGCACCGACAAATTTTATTTGCGGCTCGATGCTTTGCTGACCGCGCTGCGCGAGAAAGGATACCGCTGCCGGCGCATCGACGAGTTGCTCGAGGAAGGAAGACGTTACGCGAGCCTTTGCCCGGTCGCCGATTTCATAAAAACACGGCTTGCCCTTCTTTGTGGTGGATGAGTGATGCCGGAGTTTTGCCGTCTCGTGCCTGCCGGGCTCTCGTGACTGGGAAGGACCGAACAGATCAGCAGCCGGGCAAATGGGCATGGCAGGCGAAGGGATGACACCCTGGCACGGCCGCGGAAGCAGCGGCGAGACACGGCAGCGCGGGATACGCCGAGATGCCACGCCGTGCAGACTCAAACCGGCCAGCCAGAGGGCGTCTTTTACAAAAACAATTGAAAACCATTTCCCGCAATTGCCATCTTCACGGGAGCAAAACCTGCCAAGTGGGTGAGATATCGGCCGGGCAGGTTGCCGGACAACCTGCAAAAGTTTGCGCTTGAACGGAAATTGTATGAATGTCTGGCCGCTTGCAGAACTCCACCGCCCGGCCGTTCCTGATTCGAGGCAACCTTGACCAAATCCTTCTTGCCGGAGATTTCATTCTCGCCACTTCCGCCGTTTCCCGCAACACCGGCGGGCAAAATTCCCCTGTGCCTGCTGCCCTTCGGCTACAAGCGTGTCGCGCCCTCGATGCTCACCTGCACGGAATCGACACCGGGCTCGCCCGGCGTCAACGCACGAAAGGCACTGGCAAAAAGCCTTGCCGGCCCGGAAAGCCCCTCCACCCGCCAAGGCTGCTGATAGGGCGGAGAATTGTCGACTCCCAACAATGTGCTGCCCACGCGAAACTCCACGCGCTCGATGCCG
It encodes:
- a CDS encoding polysaccharide deacetylase family protein, which translates into the protein MAIGAGTGIVLLLLLSCHTAGQQQQRNFVYDRGGIIRGDRARKDLALVFTGDSFAGGGEHIRQTLKRHQVKASFFFTGRFYRRIDLRRLIENLAADGHYLGAHSDAHLLYCSWEKRDSLLVTRQQFEADLAANYREMEKFGIHTARAKYFLPPYEWYNETISAWAGARGLTLVNFTPGTRTQADYTHPAMGARYLSSAKIWESIWEYERKDPAGLNGFILLLHLGADPRRTDKFYLRLDALLTALREKGYRCRRIDELLEEGRRYASLCPVADFIKTRLALLCGG
- a CDS encoding glycoside hydrolase family 9 protein; this translates as MQINQWLALHLPAIALLAIAAPGVLAADKTVYLRANQIGYLPEDDKIAIAFAQHSLARSRFEIIDAATGKRVWGPQTVGENAGAYGNFAFHYRLDFTALRKAGRYKVRLSGTTFESLPFNIEPEAYNQHHELLLAYLRQQRCGYNPFLDEVCHRKDGRTMDGPMPDSTFIEVSGGWHDAGDYLRYLLTSSNAVCRLLFSYRENKGKFQDAYDALGHPRPNGIPDILDEARWGLDWMLKMHPAPDQLFHQIADDRDHLGWDLPHEDTSDYGWGPGSYRVVYYATGKPQGLGQYQNTSTGIANLAGRYAAAMAMAADIWQDDLKDAAFAGQCLKAGREVYEMGKRQPGSCEGVPCRAPYRYYEKTWADDMEWGAAELFKVTRAPSYLEEAKKFARLINTISWMGADTANHYEYYPFVNLGHYALYPLVDRAWQDTLAGYYRHGLEAVLRRARQNPYRMGVPFIWCSFNLVTDFIAHGLAYEKMTGDRQYHQFILENRDWLLGRNPWGISAFVGMPAQGGNTPQFPHSVIADKTGRPIIGGLNDGPVYASIFKSLKGIRLSREDPYAAFQSELVVYHDDRWDYSTNEPIMDGTANASFFLAHFARDGAR